From Cricetulus griseus strain 17A/GY chromosome 1 unlocalized genomic scaffold, alternate assembly CriGri-PICRH-1.0 chr1_0, whole genome shotgun sequence, a single genomic window includes:
- the Slc25a16 gene encoding graves disease carrier protein produces the protein MAAAAALAAADPAPAVPQAAGSGGPASRRDLYWLRSFLAGGIAGCCAKTTVAPLDRVKVLLQAHNHHYKHLGVLSALRAVPQKEGYLGLYKGNGAMMIRIFPYGAIQFMAFEHYKTFITTKLGVSGHVHRLMAGSMAGMTAVICTYPLDVVRVRLAFQVKGEHTYSGIIHAFKTIYAKEGGFLGFYRGLMPTILGMAPYAGVSFFTFGTLKSVGLSYAPTLLGRPSSDNPNVLVLKTHINLLCGGVAGAIAQTISYPFDVTRRRMQLGTVLPEFEKCLTMRETMKYVYGHHGIRKGLYRGLSLNYIRCIPSQAVAFTTYELMKQFFHLN, from the exons ATGGCGGCTGCGGCGGCCCTGGCGGCGGCCGACCCTGCACCCGCGGTGCCGCAGGCAGCGGGCAGCGGAGGTCCGGCCTCGCGCAGAGACCTGTACTGGCTGCGTTCCTTCCTGGCTGGAG gTATTGCTGGGTGCTGTGCCAAAACCACAGTTGCTCCTTTGGATCGAGTAAAGGTCTTATTACAAGCTCACAACCACCATTACAAACATTTAG GGGTACTGTCTGCACTGCGTGCTGTTCCCCAAAAAGAAGGATACCTTGGATTGTATAAAGGAAATGGTGCAATGATGATTCGAATCTTTCCCTATGGTGCAATCCAGTTCATGGCATTTGAGCATTACAAAACG TTCATTACTACAAAGCTGGGAGTTTCTGGTCACGTGCACAGATTAATGGCTGGATCCATGGCAG GCATGACAGCAGTTATCTGCACTTACCCTCTTGATGTGGTTAGGGTGCGTCTAGCCTTCCAGGTGAAAGGAGAGCACACCTATTCAGGGATCATTCATGCATTCAAGACAATTTATGCTAAG gAAGGTGGTTTCCTTGGATTCTACAGAGGTCTGATGCCTACTATATTAGGAATGGCTCCATATGCAG GTGTGTCCTTTTTTACCTTTGGTACCTTGAAGAGCGTTGGGCTTTCCTATGCTCCCACCCTGCTTGGCCGACCTTCGTCTGACAACCCCAATGTCTTAGTTTTGAAAACTCACATCAACCTACTTTGTGGTGGTGTTGCTGGAGCAATAGCACAGACGATATC ctACCCATTTGATGTGACCCGCCGGAGAATGCAGTTAGGGACAGTCCTCCCGGAGTTTGAAAAGTGCCT TACGATGCGGGAGACCATGAAGTATGTTTATGGACACCATGGGATTCGGAAAGGATTGTATCGTGGCTTATCTCTGAACTACATCCGATGTATTCCCTCTCAAGCTGTGGCTTTCACAACCTACGAACTTATGAAGCAATTTTTCCACCTTAACTAA